A window of Zingiber officinale cultivar Zhangliang chromosome 5A, Zo_v1.1, whole genome shotgun sequence contains these coding sequences:
- the LOC121981965 gene encoding secretory carrier-associated membrane protein 2-like, giving the protein MARRYDSNPFEEEEDVNPFANPSSIPPASNSRLSPLPSEPAGFYNDYGTTVDIPLDTSNDMKKKEKELKIKEEQLNKREKELKRREEAAARAGIMIEEKNWPPFFPIIHHDIASEIPIHVQRLQYVAFASLLGLVACLLWNFIAVTAAWIGGEGAKGVRIWFLAIIYFISGVPGAYFLWYRPLYRAMRTESALRFGWFFLFYLLHIAFVIYAAVAPPIIFKGKSLAGILAAVDIVGDHLIVGIFYFIGFGMFCLESLVSIWVLQKVYRYFRGTGKAAEMKREAARSAMRAAI; this is encoded by the exons ATGGCGAGGCGCTACGATAGCAACCCTTTCGAGGAGGAAGAGGACGTCAATCCCTTCGCA AATCCATCAAGTATTCCTCCCGCATCAAATTCTAGGCTTTCACCACTTCCTTCAGAACCTGCTGGTTTCTACAATGATTATGGAACAACAGTTGATATTCCACTTGATACATCAAAT GAtatgaagaaaaaggagaaggaacTGAAAATCAAGGAAGAACAACTAAATAAGAGGGAAAAG GAACTTAAACGTAGAGAAGAGGCAGCAGCACGTG CTGGTATTATGATAGAGGAAAAGAATTGGCCACCATTTTTTCCTATTATACATCATGATATTGCTAGCGAGATACCTATCCACGTGCAGCGATTGCAGTATGTTGCATTTGCATCATTACTAG GGTTGGTTGCATGTCTCTTGTGGAATTTTATAGCAGTTACAGCAGCTTGGATTGGGGGTGAAGGTGCTAAGG GTGTGAGGATTTGGTTCCTTGCCATCATCTACTTTATTTCAGGTGTCCCTGGAGCTTATTTCTTATGGTATAGACCTCTTTATCGTGCAATGAG GACTGAAAGTGCTCTGAGGTTTGGATGGTTTTTCTTGTTTTATCTG CTACATATAGCATTTGTGATTTATGCGGCTGTGGCTCCGCCAATTATATTTAAGGGAAAATCTTTGGC AGGAATCCTTGCTGCTGTGGATATAGTCGGTGATCATCTGATAGTTGGG ATCTTCTACTTCATTGGTTTTGGAATGttttgcctagaatcgttagtcAGCATCTGGGTCCTTCAG AAAGTGTACAGGTACTTCCGAGGGACTGGTAAAGCTGCAGAGATGAAGCGGGAGGCAGCACGCAGTGCTATGAGAGCAGCAATTTGA